CGCCCACACTGCGCGCCTCGATCTCCTCGTCGCGGGCCTCGCGCACGGCCCGCACCTGCACCTGCAGCCGCAGCGCCATGCCGGCCAGCGGGTGATTGCCGTCCAGCACCACGTGCGAAGGATAGACCTCGGTGACCACGTAGACGGCGTCGGCGGGCATGCCGGTGGTCACGGCGCCAGCCGGTAGGCCCTCGAAGGCCATGCCGGGCTCGAGCTGCTCGGGGAAGAGGCTGCGCGCCTCGAAGCAGACGAGCTCGGGGACGTAGTCGCCGAAGGCGTGCTCGGGCTCGAGGTGAAGGTGCAGCTCGGCGCCCTCGGCGTGGCCGGCCAGGGCCTCCTCGACCTTGGCCAGGAGGTCGTCGCCGCCGTAGAAGAACTCCACCGGCTGGGCCAGGGCATCGATGGGGTTGTTCTGCGCGTCGGCCAGCTGCCAGGTGAGGCTCACGACGCAGGGGCTCGTGATGATCATCAGGGAATGATGGCACAGCGCCGCCCCGCACAAGCCCACAATGGGGCCGATGAGCCGCCCGACTCCGACCCTGGCCGTGCCGCCCGGCGCGGCGGCGCTGACCCAGCCGCTGCCGCTGCTGGGCGGCCTGAGCCCCGCGCGCTTCATGCGCCATCACTGGCAAAAGAAGCCGTTGCTGGTGCGCCAGGCCTGGCCTGGTGTGCAGTCGCCGCTGCCGCGGCAAGGCCTGTTTGCGCTGGCGGGGCAAGAGGGCACGGAGTCGCGCCTGGTCGAGCGCCGCGGCGCCGGCAACGCGGCGGCCGACTGGCGCGTGCGCCACGGGCCCTTCGCGCGGCGCTCGCTGCCGCCCGCATCGAGGCCGGGCTGGACGCTGCTGGTGCAGGGTCTGGATCTGCACGTACCCGCCGCGCGCGCGCTGCTCGACGCCTTCCGTTTTGTGCCCGATGCGCGGCTGGACGACCTCATGGTGTCCTGGGCCAGCGACGGCGGCGGCGTCGGCCCGCACCTCGACGCCTATGACGTGTTCCTGCTGCAGGTGCAGGGACGACGCCGTTGGCGAATCGGCCCACTGCGCCCGGGGCAGGACGCCCGCTTCGTGCCTGGTGCGCCCCTGAAGCTGCTGCGCCACTTTGAGCCGGAGCAGGCGTGGGTGCTGGAGCCCGGCGACCTGCTCTACCTCCCGCCGGGCTGGGGCCACGACGGCGTGGCCGTCGGCGGTGACTGCATGACCTGCTCTGTGGGCTTCCGCGCGCCTTCGATGGGCGAACTGGCGGCCGACCTGATCGGGCGGCTGGCCGACGAGGTGGCCGAGGCGCTGGCCGAGGAACGCGGCACCAGCGCCGAGCCGGGCGGCAGGCGCTACCGTGATCCGCGCCAGCCTCCCACCACCACGCCCGCCGCCCTGCCCGTGGCGCTGGCCGACTTCGCACGCCAGGCGGTGCAGCGCGCGCTCGACGAAGATCCTCGCTGGCTGGCGCGCACGCTGGGCGAGTCGCTCAGCGATCCCAAGCCCGGCGTGTGCTTCGAGGCCGGCGGCGAGGCAAGCGCCGCCGGTGCCGTCGTGCTCGACCGTCGCACGCGCATGCTCTACGACGCTGATCATGTCTTCATCAACGGCCAGGCCTATGAGGCCGCCGGCCGCGACGCACAGCTGATGCAGCGGCTGGCCGACTGCCGGCGGCTGCAGGCCGCAGAGCGCCGCCGCCTCGGCGCGGGCGCGGCCGCGCTGCTGTCGCAATGGCTCGCCGACGGCTGGGTGCACGCCGAAGGCCCCGCCAGCGCAGGGGCTGCATGACGGGGCCGAGTGCCTTGCCGCCGCCCGCCATCGACGTGCCGGAGGACTTCGCACCCGCGGTGCGCCGGGCCGTGGCGACCGCCATCGCCGACGGTACCCGCACCCTCACGGCGCTCGACCTCGCTTTCGGCGACATCTGGCCTTGGGACGATGCGGCGATGCTGTCCTCGCTGTGTGGGTGGCTGCGCTTGCCGCAGCGGCGGATGGTGTTGCTGGCGGCCCGCAATGACACGATGGAGCGCCGGTTTCCGCGCTTCGTGCAGTGGCGGCTCGACTGGATTCACGCCGTCGTGGCCTGCGAGGCACCCGTCGAACTGTCATCCGTTCTGCCGTCGGCGCTGTTTGGCAACCGCCGCATGATTGCGGCGCGCCTCGAGGCCACGCAAGGCCTCGGCCGAACCTCGCTGGAGCCCCGTGCGCCGCTCCTCGGGCACGACAAGACTGACGCGGTTTTGCAACGATCGAACCCTTGGATTGCGGCGTGGACCTTGGGCTTCTAGGGTATCTCCTAGGGTTCCGCCTAGAATGCGCGGTTGTGTGTCACGCGGAAGAAATCACACCGCGCAGGCACCCGATCGGTGCATCGGGTTTTCCGGCAGGGCGGCCAACCAGCCCTCAGCGAAGGCAACGGCACCGGAATTCCGCCCTGATAGCCACCTGAACCCACTCCTCATTTAGGAAGTATCGAGATCATGAACAAGTCGCTCGTTCTGGCCACCCTGGTTGCCGCCTTTGCCCTGGCGGCCTGCGGCAAGAAGGAAGAGGCCCCGGCCCCGGCCCCGGCTGCCGCCCCTGCTCCGGCCCCCGCGCAAGCGCCGGCCGTTGCCGCCCCTGGGGCCGCTTCAGCGCCGGCCTCGGCCGCTTCGAAGTAACCCGCCGGAGCACCGGGCCCTGCACTGGGCCCGCGCAACAAGAAGGCCGCCCTCGGGCGGCCTTTTGCATGGTCATCGAACGGGCGGCGCGTCAGCGCAACTCGGCCAGCAACTGCGACGCCACCCGCTTGCCGTTCTCGCCCTGGTCCACCGCGCCGGCCGAGGTGAGGATGGCCACCACGGTCTGCGCGCCATTGGCACGCACGACGACGCGGAAGCGCCGCACCTCCAGCGGGTTGTCGGTGTTGCCGAACAGGCGCGACCAGAAGCCCGGCTCCTCCTTGCCGATGCTCTTGGGATCGACATAGCGCACGTGGTAGATGCCGAGCGTGCGGTCACGATCCTCGACCGTGAAGCCGCCGCGGTCCAGCGCCAGGCCCACGCGGCGCCAGGCGCGGTCAAAGGCTTCGTCGATCTCCAGCGCCGTGCCGTCGACCACCAGGCGTGCCCGCGACGGGGCCTCAGGCGCTGCCGCCACGGCGGTCCGCGCGGCCGGCTCGTCGCGCACGCCACCCAGTGACACCATCAGCCGTGCCAGCATCTCGGCCTCGAGCTGCGGGTCGGAGGGGCGCAGCCGCCAGCGGGTGGTGTTGTCGTCGCGTGCGCCGGTCGGTGAGACCACCGCCTCCTCGATGCCGCGATGGCTGATGAAGACCTCGGTGCCGATCCGGCCGCCGCCGAGCTCGACCCGCTCCAGCCGGGTGCGGAACTGGTCGCGTTCGCCCGTGTCGAACAGGTTGCCGGCGAGGCGGCCGAGCAGGTTGCGCACCACGTCATTGGGCAACTTGCCGCGGTTCTCGGACCAGTTCGTCTCGATGACGCCGGCTTTGGCGTCTTCCATCGCGATCTGGAAACCGCGCGCCTCCCAGAACGCGCGCAACTGCGGCCACAACTGCTCCGGCGGCTGCGGCGCGACCAGCCAGCGCTGCTGGCCGCTGCGCTCGATGCGCAGACTGCCGACGCTGGACAGCGCCACCGACGGTGCGCCCGGCGCACCGGCCGCGGCCGGTGCGTTCGAGGCCGCGGCGCTGATGACGCCACCGGGGCTCTGGTAGCGCGAGTCGCGCGCGAGCTGGCTCAGATCGGGCGGAACTTCGAGCGGTTTGGCGCCCACCGCGGTGCTGCGGTAGTCGACGCTGTCGCCGCCGAGGCTGCCACAGCCGGCCAACAGCGCAAGGGAGGCTGCCAGCAACGGCAGGGCGAGGCGGGGGGTGTTGCGCAAGGCGTGACTCATCGGTTCGGGTTCGGGGGCGCGGGCGTCAGAGTCCGCAGTCGGCCAGCGCCTGGCGCACCAGGGCTTGGCCACTCTCGGTGAGGGGGACCAGCGGCAGCCGCACGTGTGCACTGCAAAGACCCCGCTGAGCCAGCGCCCACTTCACGGGGGCAGGACTGGATTCGCAGAACAGATGCTTGTGCAGCGGCAGAAGTGCCAGGTGCAACGCCACGGCACGCCGCAGGTCGCCTTCGAGCGCCGCGACGCACATCTCGTGCATGCGCCGTGGCGCGACGTTGGCCGTGACGCTGACGTTGCCCCGGCCACCCAGCAGCATCAACGCAACCGCGGTGGGATCGTCGCCCGAGTAGACGGCGAAGGAGGCGGGTGCGTGCTTGATCAACCAGCCGGCACGGCCGATGTCGCCGCTGGCCTCCTTGATGCCCACGACGCGCGGCACCTGCGCCAGGCGCAGCGCGGTCTCGGGCTGCAGGTCGGCCACGGTGCGGCCCGGCACGTTGTACAGCACCATCGGCAGGTCCACCGCCTCGGCGATGGCCCTGAAGTGGCGGTAGATGCCCTCCTGCGAGGGCTTGTTGTAGTACGGCACCACCGAGAGGTGGCAGTCGGCGCCCACGCTCTTGGCGTAGCGCGTGAGCTCGATGGCCTCGGCGGTGCTGTTGGCGCCGGTGCCGGCCATGATGGGCACGCGGCCGGCGGCGTGCTGCACGGCCACACGGATGAGCTCGCAGTTCTCCTCCATGCTCACCGTGGGCGACTCGCCGGTGGTGCCCACGACGCCGATGCAGTCGGTGCCCTCGGCGATGTGCCAGTCGATCAGGCGCTTGAACGCGTCGAAGTCGACGCGACCGTCGTCGGTCATCGGCGTGACGAGCGCCACGATGCTGCCTGCGATGGGATTCATGGGCCGGTGCCCCTGGCCGCGAGTCGCGCGGCCCTCAGGGCTCTAGAGGAAAGCGACGGATTTTAGCGGCCGCCCCCGCCATCCCCTCGGCCGACGGCAGCCGCACCGCGGCCAGCCGCTGCACGAAACGCGGGGGGGCGGGCGCGGCAGGCTCCTCGAAGCCGTCTTCGAAGGCCACGACGCGCAAGCCCGCGAACGCTGCGAGCAGTTCGCCCGGGGCCAGCAGGAACTCGGCGCGCGAGGGCCGGCCGATGCTCTGCTGGCCCTGCGCGAAGGTCTCGTAAAGCAGCACGCCGTCGTCGGCCAGCGCCTCCGCCAGCCGCGGCAGCAGCGGCCGCCAGAGGTAGTTGGTCACCAGCACGGCGTCGAAGCGGCGGCCAGGCAGCGGCCAGGGGCCGGCCTCGAGGTCGGCCACGATCAGCTCGGCGCGGCCGGCCAGCGGCGCCAGGGCTTCGGCGTCGCGGTCCACCCCGGCGACGGCGAAGCCCCGGTCAGCGAGCCAGTGCACGTGGCGGCCGCTGCCGCAGGCCAGGTCGAGCACCGTGCCGCCGGGCCGGATGAGCCCGGCAAAACGCCGCACCCAGCCGGAGGGGGCGCTCAGAAGCAGGCCCACACGCGGTTGGCCAGATCGACCATCAGGTGCGGGTCGAGATAGCTGATGAACACCAGCGCCAGCGCCATCAGCACCGCCGCCCAGGCGGCGATGCGCGGGCCGTGGCGTCGCAGCGTGTTCATCGCCTGTCGCCGTTGCCGTCAGGCCGGCTGCGCCTGGGGCCGCACGATGGCCGTCTCGCGCACCGGCAGGTTCACGAGCGCAGCGAACACGCCCAGCGCGATGGCGATCCACCAGACCACGCCATAGCTGCCGGTGCGGTCGTACAGCAGCCCGCCGAGCCACACGCCCATGAAGCTGCCGACCTGGTGGCTGAGGAAGACGAAGCCGCCCAGCATGCTCATGTACTGCACACCGAAGATCTGCGCCACGACGGCGTTGGTGGGCGGCACGGTGGACAGCCACAGCAGGCCCATCACGGCCGAGAACACGTAGACGCTCGTCGGCGTGAGCGGCAGGCTGATGAACAGCACGATGGCCACCGCGCGCAGCAGGTAGATGGCCGCCAGGATGTGGCGCTTGGCGAGCCTTTGCCCCAGGGCCCCGGCGGCGTAGGTGCCGAACACGTTGAACAGGCCGATCAGCGCGAGCGCCACCGTGGCCACGCCCGGGGCCAGGCCCTGGTCCTTGAGGTAGCTGGGCATGTGCACGCCGATGAACACCACCTGGAAGCCGCAGACGAAGTAGCCGGCCATCAGCAGCTGGAAGCTGCGGTAGGCGAAGGCCTCCTTCAGCGCCGCGCGCACCGTCTGTTGCGGGCCCGTGGCAGCCGCCCGGGCGGGCTCCTTCAGGCCGAAGGCCAACGGGATGATCAGCAGCGCCGCCAGGCTGAGCACGAACAGGGCGTTCTGCCAGCCGGCCCCGGCGATGAGCCAGTTCTCCACCGGCACCATCAGGAACTGCCCGAACGAGCCTGCTGCGGCCGTCACACCCATCGCCCAGGAGCGCTTCTCGGGCGCCACGTTGCGCGCGATGACGCCGTAGATGACCGCGTAGGTGGTGCCGGCCTGCGCCATGCCCAGCAGCAGGCCCGTGCCGCCCAGGAAGCCGATGCCGCTGGTGGCCGAGGCCATCACCGCCAGCCCGACGGCGTACAGCACCGAGCCGGCCACGAGCACGCGGAAGGCGCCGTAGCGGTCGGCCCACATGCCGGCCACCGGGCCGGCCAGGCCCCAGGCCAGGTTCTGCACGGCCAGCGCAAAGGCGAAGGTCTCGCGGCTCCAGCCGCGGTCCATCGTGATCGGCTGCAGCCACAGGCCGAAACCGTGGCGGATGCCCATGCTCAAGGTCACGATCAGGGCGCCGCAGACCAGCACCTGCCACATCGTCAGCCGGGGTGGGGTCGAAGCGGGATTCATTCGGGCATTGTCGAAGAATTCGCGTCACGTTGCCGGCGCCCGCCGCTCTACAGTGGCGCAACTCTCGAAGGCGGTCTTGCATGAAGGTGCTGGTGCTGGGTGGCGGTGTGATCGGCGTGAGCTGCGCCTACTTCCTGGCGCGCGCCGGGCACGAGGTCGAACTCGTCGACCGGCAAAGCGGCCCCGCCCTCGAGACCAGCTTCGCCAACGCGGGCGAGGTGAGCCCGGGCTACAGCGCGCCGTGGGCCGGGCCGGGCGTGCCGCTCAAGGCCATCAAGTGGATGCTGATGCAGCACAGCCCGCTGGTGATCTGGCCGCTGCTGGACCCGGCCATGTGGCGCTGGGGCGCGGCCATGCTGGCCAACTGCACGGCGCGGGCCTATGCGCTGAACAAGAGCCGCATGGTGCCGATCGCCGAGTACAGCCGCGACGTGCTGAAGGCGCTGCGCGCCGAGACGGGCATCGCCTACGACAACCGCGCGCAGGGCACGCTGCAGCTGTTCCGCACGCACAAGCAGCTCGACAGCATCGGCGGCGACGTCGAGGTGCTGCAACAGTACGGGGTGCCTTTCGAGGTGCTCGACCGCGAGGGCTTCTGCCGCGTCGAGCCGGCACTGCGGCACACCCAGCACAAGTTCGTCGGCGCCCTGCGGCTGCCGGGCGACGAGACCGGCGACTGCCATGCCTTCACCAAGCGCCTGGCCGAGATGGCCGCCGCGCTCGGCGTGCAGTTCCGATGGAACAACCGCATCCAGGCGCTGCAGGTCGGCGGCGGCGCCATCACCGGCGTGCACACCGACACCGGCCTGCTGCAAGCCGACAAGGTGGTGCTTGCGCTGGGCTCGTACAGCCCGAAGCTGCTCGAGCCGGTGGGCCTGCGCATCCCGGTGTACCCGGTGAAGGGCTACTCGATCACGGTGCCGATCACCGACACCGCCCACGCGCCCGAGAGCACCATCATGGACGAGACGCACAAGGTAGCAGTCACCCGGCTGGGCGACCGCATTCGCGTGGGCGGTACGGCCGAGCTGGCCGGCTACAGCCTGGCCCTGCGCGAGCCGCGCCGCGCCACGCTGGAACACGTGGTGACCGACCTGTTCCCGCAAGGCGGCGACGTCAGCAAGGCCAGTTTCTGGTGCGGCCTGCGCCCGATGACGCCAGACGGCACGCCCATCATCGGACCCACCCCCGTGCAGAACCTGCTGCTGGCCACCGGCCACGGCACGCTGGGCTGGACGATGGCCTGCGGCACCGGCCGCGTGATCGCCGATCTGGTGAGCGGCCGGAAGCCGGAGATCGACGTCAGCGGGCTGGCGATGGCGCGCTACGCCTGAGGCCGCGACGGCCGGCCCCGCGCCCGGGCGGGCGCGCCGCCATCAGAAGTGGATCCCTCGCATCATCTGCTGCAGCGCGATGGCCTCGGCGCTGAGCTGCGGCCTGCCGCCCTTCTCGCCCTTGGCCGCGTCGCTGTCGGGGAACATGCGGAAGGTGGTGTTCATGACGATCTGCGCGATGCGCGGCGACACCGCGTGCAGCAGCTCGCCGAAGATGCCCAGGCGCGTGGCGATGCGCACCGGCTTGGCGATGCAGGCCTGCGCGATCATGTCGGCCGCCTCCTCCGGGCTCAGCGTCGGCACGTTGTTGTAGATCTTGGTGGGCGCGATCATCGGCGTGCGCACCAGCGGCATGTTGATGGTGGTGAAGGTGATGCCCTGGTCGGCGAACTCGCTGCTGGCGCAGCGTGTCCAGGCGTCCAGCGCTGCCTTGCTGGCCACGTAGGCGCTGAAGCGCGGCGCATTGGTGAGCACGCCGATCGAGCTGATGTTGACGACGTGGCCCTTGTGCTTCTTCACCATGCCGGGCAGCAGGCCCATGGTCACGCGCAGGCACCCGAAGTAGTTCAGCTGCATCGTGCGCTCGAAGTCGTGGAAGCGGTCGTAGCTGTTCTCGACGGCGCGGCGGATGCTGCGGCCCGCGTTGTTGATGAGGAAGTCGACGCCGCCGTGCACCTCGTCGAGCGTCTTCACGAACGCGGCGCAGCCTTCCATGTCGGCGATGTCGACGCTGTAGCTGAACACCTTCGGGTCGGCGGTGCCCTTGCCCTTGGCGCAGGCGACGATCTCCCTGACGGCCTCGTCGAGCTTGTCGGCGTCGCGCGCGCAGATGATCGTCACCGCGCCGGCCTCGGCGAACTTGCACGCCGCCGCCAGGCCGATGCCCGAGCTGCCGCCCGTCACCAGCACCACCTTGCCGCCCACCGTGCCCTTGAGGCTGCGGTCGATGAACAGGTCGGGGTCGAGGTGGCGCTCCCAGTAGTCCCACAGCCGCCAGGCGTAGTCGTTCAGGTTCGGGCACTCGACGTTGCTGCCCTTGAGCACCGCGTCGAGCTCGCGGCGGTCGAAGCGCGTGGGGTAGTTCACCAGCTGGAAGATGTCTTCCGGCAGGCCCAGATCCTTCATCACCGCGTTGCGGATGCGGCGCACCGGCGCCAGCGCCATGAGCCCCTTCTTCACGCTCCTGGGCACGAAGCCCAGCAGCGCGGCGTTGACGAAGAGGTTCATCTTCGGCGCGTGCGCGGCCTTGCTGAAGATGTCGAGCACGTCGCCGACGCGGTAGCCCTGCGGGTCCACCAGGTGGTAACACTTGCCGGTGATGGCGTGAGGGCTGTGGCTGATGTGGTCGAGGCAGGCGACGACGAAGTCCACCGGCACGATGTTGATGCGTCCGCCCTCCAGGCCCACGCTCGGGAACCACGGCGGCAGGATCTGGCGCATGCGCTGGATGAGCTTGAAGAAGTAGTACGGCCCGTCGATCTTGTCCATCTCGCCGGTGCTGCTGTCGCCCACCACCACGGCCGGGCGGTACACCGTCCAGGGCACCTTGCACTCACGGCGCACGATCTTCTCGCTCTCGTGCTTGGTCATGAAGTACGGGTGGTCCAGGCCCTCGGCTTCGTCGAACATGTCCTCGCGGAACACGCCCTCGTACAGGCCCGCGGCGGCGATGCTGCTCACGTGGTGGAAGTGCTTCGCGTCCACCGCCTTGGCGAAGTCGCAGACGTTGCGCGTGCCCTCGATGTTCACGGCCACCTGGCTGTCGGCGTCGGCGCCCAGGTCGTAAACGGCCGCCAGGTGGTAGACGGCATCAACCTGGCCCTTCAACGCCTTCATGGCGTCGGCCGCCACACCCAGCTTTCGGGCGGTGAGGTCGCCGGTCACGGGCTGGGCGCGCTTCTTCGCGGAGCCGGCCAGACCCCAGTACGCGTACAGCGTTGCGAGCTTGCCCTCGCTGCCTTCACGCACGAGGAAGCTCACGGTGCTGCCGCGGCGGGCCAGCAGAGCCTTGACGAGACGCTTGCCGATGAAGCCGGTGGCGCCGGTGACGAAGTAGTGCATGCCGGGATCTCCTCGTTCGGGTGTTCGCCGCGGCGCTGTCACCGTGCCGCGTGCCGGCCGGCAGGATAGAGCGGTCTCACTAGGCGTCTAGGGTGTCCGCTCCAGGGAAGAACCCTATATTTCCCTCAGCGCCGCCATGTCGTGTGGCGCACCACCCGCGCACGAGGAAGCCGCCATGGTCAAGAAGATGAAGAGCACCGACACCGCCACGAGCAGCGCCAAGGGCAGCGCCAAGGCCGCCGGCGGCCTGATGGACAGCCAGCTGGCCGGTGCCGTCAAGGATTCGGCCCAGCAGATCTGGCTGGCCGGCATGGGCGCCTTCAGCAAGGCCCAGGAAGAGGGCACGAAGGTGTTCGAGGCCCTCGTCAAGGAAGGCATGCACCTGCAGAAAAAGACCCAAGGCATCGCCGAGGACAAGATCTCGGAGGTCACCGGCAAGATGACGGCGATGGCCGGCAATGTGCAGGCCAAGGCCGGCCAGAACTGGGACAAGCTCGAAGCCATCTTCGAGGCCCGCACCGCCAAGGCGCTGAACAAGCTGGGCGTGCCCACCGCCAAGGATGTGCAGTCGCTGACCGAGCGCGTCGACGCGCTGGCCGCCGCCGTGGCCCGGCTGTCCAAGGGCACGGCCGCCGCCGCGCCGAAGGCGGCTCGGAAGGCCGCTCCCAAGGCCGCCCCCAAGGCCGCGACAAAGGCTGCCGCCAAGCCGGCCGCGCCGGCACCCGCCGCCCCGGCCAAGCGCACCCGCCGCAAGGCCGCCGCGGCCTGAGCGACAGGCCTGAACGATGAGCCGCATCGGCCTGGCCCTGGCCGGTGGCGGCCCTTTGGGCGCCGTCTACGAGATCGGCGCCCTGGTGGCGCTTGAGGACCATCGCCGGGCTCGACCTCAACGCGATGGACGGGTATGTCGGCGTCTCGGCCGGCAGTTTCCTGGCCGCGGGCCTGGCCAACGGCATGACGGCGCGCGCCCTGTGCACCGCCTTCATCGACGGCGACCAGCGCCACCCCGACCACGTGCCGGCGGCGATGTTCACGCGCCCGGCCCTGGCCGAGTGGGTGGGCCGGGTCGCCTCGCTGCCCCGGCTGGCCGGCCAGGCCGCTTGGCAGGTGCTGCGTGGCCGCCCCTGGCTGACGGCACTGGAGCAGCTGGGCCGTGCGCTGCCCACGGGCCTGTTCAGCCATGCGCCCATCGAAGCTCGGCTAGCCGCGCTGCTGTCGGCGCCCGGGCGCAGCGACGACTTCCGGGTGCTGGCCGCCACGCGGGGCCGCCGCCTCGTCATCGTCGCCACGGACCTCGACAGCGGCGAGGCCCTGCCCTTCGGGCGCCCGGGCTTCGACCACGTGCCGATCTCGCGCGCCGTGGCCGCCAGCGCCGCCTTGCCAGGGCTCTTCCCGCCGGTGCCGGTGGACGGCCGCTGGTGTGTGGACGGCGCGCTGAAGAAGACCCTGCACGCCAGCGTGCTGCTGGACGACGGCGCCGGGCTGGTGTTCTGCCTGAACCCGCTGGTGCCCTTCGATGCACGCCACCCGCAGCGCCACCGCGTTCTGGCCGGCGGCGAAGCGCCCATCCCGCGCATCGTCGACGGCGGCTTGCCGGTGGTGCTGAGCCAGACCTTCCGCAGCCTCATCCACTCGCGTCTGGAGCTGGGGCTGAAGGGCTATGCCGCCAGCCACCCGGGTGCCGACCTGCTGCTCTTCGAACCCGACCATCGCGACCCGGCGATGTTCCTGGCCAACGTCTTTGCCTACGGCCAGCGCCGCGCCCTGGCCGAACACGCCTACCAGGCGACGCGGGCCGATCTGCGCAAGCGCCGTAGCACCCTGCGCCCGGTGCTGGCCCGCCACGGCCTGGCGCTGGACGAGGCCATGCTGGACGATCCCTCTCGCCGGCTGTTGCCGCGCCACCGCCGCGGCACCGTGGCGCCACGCACCGCGGCGGCGCAGGCGATGCGCCACCTGGACGAGGTACTCGACGACCTGGAGCGTGCGCTGCCCCCGGCGACGTGATGCCGTCCCAGGGCCGGGCTGCCCCCGTTCAGATCTTCGCAGGCTCTCAGCCGAGGTAGCGGCTTTGCAGGTGCGCCTTGAAGTGCGCCGGGTTCAAGGGCTCGCCGCTGGCGCGGAGGGTCAGCTCCTCCGTGGTCCAGAGGCTGGCCTGGCTCCAGATGTTCTCGCGCAGCCAGTCGAACACCGCATTCAGTTCGCCGCGCAGGATGCGCTCTTCCAGGTCGGGCATCGCCCGACGCATGGCCGCGAACCACTGCGCCGAGTACATCGCGCCCAGTGAATAACACGGGAAGTAGCCGAACAGCGCCTCGGGCCAGTGCACGTCCTGCAGCGGCCCGTCCTTGTAGTTGCCGCGTGTGTCCAGACCCAGCAGCTCCTGCATCTTCGCGTCCCAAAGGGCGGGCACGTCCTCGATCTCGATCTCGCCCTCGATCAGCGGCTTCTCGATCTCGTAGCGCAGGATGATGTGCGCCGGGTACGTGACCTCGTCGGCGTCGACGCGGATGAAGCCCGGCTTCACGCGCGTGAGCAGCTTCTGCAGGTTGGCCTCGCCGAAGGCGGGCTGGTCGCCGAAGGCCTGCACCACCAGCGGCGCGAGCTGGCGGATGAAGCCCGGGTGGCTGCCCAGCTGCATCTCGAAACTCAGGCTCTGGCTCTCGTGCAGCGCCATGCTGCGCGCCTCGGCCACGGGCTGGCCGAGCAGATCGCGCGGC
This portion of the Ideonella sp. WA131b genome encodes:
- a CDS encoding peptidylprolyl isomerase, yielding MIITSPCVVSLTWQLADAQNNPIDALAQPVEFFYGGDDLLAKVEEALAGHAEGAELHLHLEPEHAFGDYVPELVCFEARSLFPEQLEPGMAFEGLPAGAVTTGMPADAVYVVTEVYPSHVVLDGNHPLAGMALRLQVQVRAVREARDEEIEARSVGGGFVSVLDGRPTGHPAH
- a CDS encoding cupin domain-containing protein; the protein is MSRPTPTLAVPPGAAALTQPLPLLGGLSPARFMRHHWQKKPLLVRQAWPGVQSPLPRQGLFALAGQEGTESRLVERRGAGNAAADWRVRHGPFARRSLPPASRPGWTLLVQGLDLHVPAARALLDAFRFVPDARLDDLMVSWASDGGGVGPHLDAYDVFLLQVQGRRRWRIGPLRPGQDARFVPGAPLKLLRHFEPEQAWVLEPGDLLYLPPGWGHDGVAVGGDCMTCSVGFRAPSMGELAADLIGRLADEVAEALAEERGTSAEPGGRRYRDPRQPPTTTPAALPVALADFARQAVQRALDEDPRWLARTLGESLSDPKPGVCFEAGGEASAAGAVVLDRRTRMLYDADHVFINGQAYEAAGRDAQLMQRLADCRRLQAAERRRLGAGAAALLSQWLADGWVHAEGPASAGAA
- the bamC gene encoding outer membrane protein assembly factor BamC, whose protein sequence is MSHALRNTPRLALPLLAASLALLAGCGSLGGDSVDYRSTAVGAKPLEVPPDLSQLARDSRYQSPGGVISAAASNAPAAAGAPGAPSVALSSVGSLRIERSGQQRWLVAPQPPEQLWPQLRAFWEARGFQIAMEDAKAGVIETNWSENRGKLPNDVVRNLLGRLAGNLFDTGERDQFRTRLERVELGGGRIGTEVFISHRGIEEAVVSPTGARDDNTTRWRLRPSDPQLEAEMLARLMVSLGGVRDEPAARTAVAAAPEAPSRARLVVDGTALEIDEAFDRAWRRVGLALDRGGFTVEDRDRTLGIYHVRYVDPKSIGKEEPGFWSRLFGNTDNPLEVRRFRVVVRANGAQTVVAILTSAGAVDQGENGKRVASQLLAELR
- a CDS encoding 4-hydroxy-tetrahydrodipicolinate synthase; translated protein: MNPIAGSIVALVTPMTDDGRVDFDAFKRLIDWHIAEGTDCIGVVGTTGESPTVSMEENCELIRVAVQHAAGRVPIMAGTGANSTAEAIELTRYAKSVGADCHLSVVPYYNKPSQEGIYRHFRAIAEAVDLPMVLYNVPGRTVADLQPETALRLAQVPRVVGIKEASGDIGRAGWLIKHAPASFAVYSGDDPTAVALMLLGGRGNVSVTANVAPRRMHEMCVAALEGDLRRAVALHLALLPLHKHLFCESSPAPVKWALAQRGLCSAHVRLPLVPLTESGQALVRQALADCGL
- a CDS encoding class I SAM-dependent methyltransferase encodes the protein MLLSAPSGWVRRFAGLIRPGGTVLDLACGSGRHVHWLADRGFAVAGVDRDAEALAPLAGRAELIVADLEAGPWPLPGRRFDAVLVTNYLWRPLLPRLAEALADDGVLLYETFAQGQQSIGRPSRAEFLLAPGELLAAFAGLRVVAFEDGFEEPAAPAPPRFVQRLAAVRLPSAEGMAGAAAKIRRFPLEP
- a CDS encoding MFS transporter → MNPASTPPRLTMWQVLVCGALIVTLSMGIRHGFGLWLQPITMDRGWSRETFAFALAVQNLAWGLAGPVAGMWADRYGAFRVLVAGSVLYAVGLAVMASATSGIGFLGGTGLLLGMAQAGTTYAVIYGVIARNVAPEKRSWAMGVTAAAGSFGQFLMVPVENWLIAGAGWQNALFVLSLAALLIIPLAFGLKEPARAAATGPQQTVRAALKEAFAYRSFQLLMAGYFVCGFQVVFIGVHMPSYLKDQGLAPGVATVALALIGLFNVFGTYAAGALGQRLAKRHILAAIYLLRAVAIVLFISLPLTPTSVYVFSAVMGLLWLSTVPPTNAVVAQIFGVQYMSMLGGFVFLSHQVGSFMGVWLGGLLYDRTGSYGVVWWIAIALGVFAALVNLPVRETAIVRPQAQPA
- a CDS encoding D-amino acid dehydrogenase, encoding MKVLVLGGGVIGVSCAYFLARAGHEVELVDRQSGPALETSFANAGEVSPGYSAPWAGPGVPLKAIKWMLMQHSPLVIWPLLDPAMWRWGAAMLANCTARAYALNKSRMVPIAEYSRDVLKALRAETGIAYDNRAQGTLQLFRTHKQLDSIGGDVEVLQQYGVPFEVLDREGFCRVEPALRHTQHKFVGALRLPGDETGDCHAFTKRLAEMAAALGVQFRWNNRIQALQVGGGAITGVHTDTGLLQADKVVLALGSYSPKLLEPVGLRIPVYPVKGYSITVPITDTAHAPESTIMDETHKVAVTRLGDRIRVGGTAELAGYSLALREPRRATLEHVVTDLFPQGGDVSKASFWCGLRPMTPDGTPIIGPTPVQNLLLATGHGTLGWTMACGTGRVIADLVSGRKPEIDVSGLAMARYA